The following proteins are co-located in the Solanum pennellii chromosome 1, SPENNV200 genome:
- the LOC107011978 gene encoding uncharacterized protein LOC107011978 isoform X2 yields the protein MNPPSLGVRSIGLVVARPGSGDDRCRAEIGYVLGFEYWGHGITTEAVKMAIPLILEEFPEIVRLQALSNAEHKASHRVLEKAGFIKDATLRKYLYFKGDDRVTQTIRWDTLTSKEEALTFIKDVCIPHPWRRSICIDDRSIGFVSVFPGSGDDRSRADVGYAVAFEYWGQGIGTEALKLMIPQVYSEFSEVMRLQALVDVENKASQRVLEKVGFIKEGKLRKYGYHKGKLVDLFMYSLLSTESIY from the exons ATGAATCCTCCATCCCTTGGCGTCCGATCGATCGGGTTGGTGGTGGCCCGACCTGGATCGGGTGATGACAGGTGTCGAGCTGAGATAGGATATGTTTTAGGATTTGAGTATTGGGGACACGGGATCACAACGGAGGCTGTGAAGATGGCAATTCCTTTGATTTTGGAAGAGTTCCCTGAAATAGTAAGGCTTCAAGCATTATCTAATGCTGAGCATAAAGCATCACATAGAGTATTAGAGAAGGCTGGGTTTATAAAAGATGCTACGTTAAGAAAGTATTTATACTTTAAAG GCGATGATCGCGTAACTCAAACCATCCGATGGGATACTTTGACCTCAAAAGAAGAGGCATTGACCTTCATCAAGGATGTATGTATACCCCACCCTTGGCGTCGATCTATATGCATCGATGACCGTTCCATTGGATTTGTATCTGTATTCCCAGGATCAG GTGACGATAGAAGTCGAGCTGATGTCGGATATGCTGTTGCTTTTGAATATTGGGGGCAAGGGATTGGTACTGAAGCACTCAAATTGATGATCCCTCAAGTGTACAGTGAGTTTTCTGAAGTAATGAGGCTTCAGGCATTGGTTGATGTTGAGAACAAGGCATCCCAAAGGGTATTGGAGAAGGTGGGATTCATCAAGGAgggaaaattgagaaaatatggATATCACAAGGGGAAATTAGTGGATCTGTTCATGTACAGTCTCTTATCCACTGAATCGATTTACTGA
- the LOC107011978 gene encoding uncharacterized protein LOC107011978 isoform X1, with protein sequence MNPPSLGVRSIGLVVARPGSGDDRCRAEIGYVLGFEYWGHGITTEAVKMAIPLILEEFPEIVRLQALSNAEHKASHRVLEKAGFIKDATLRKYLYFKDMNSSRISLRPFKLTDVDDMMLWAGDDRVTQTIRWDTLTSKEEALTFIKDVCIPHPWRRSICIDDRSIGFVSVFPGSGDDRSRADVGYAVAFEYWGQGIGTEALKLMIPQVYSEFSEVMRLQALVDVENKASQRVLEKVGFIKEGKLRKYGYHKGKLVDLFMYSLLSTESIY encoded by the exons ATGAATCCTCCATCCCTTGGCGTCCGATCGATCGGGTTGGTGGTGGCCCGACCTGGATCGGGTGATGACAGGTGTCGAGCTGAGATAGGATATGTTTTAGGATTTGAGTATTGGGGACACGGGATCACAACGGAGGCTGTGAAGATGGCAATTCCTTTGATTTTGGAAGAGTTCCCTGAAATAGTAAGGCTTCAAGCATTATCTAATGCTGAGCATAAAGCATCACATAGAGTATTAGAGAAGGCTGGGTTTATAAAAGATGCTACGTTAAGAAAGTATTTATACTTTAAAG ATATGAACTCCTCAAGAATTAGTCTGCGTCCATTTAAGTTAACGGACgttgatgatatgatgttatGGGCAGGCGATGATCGCGTAACTCAAACCATCCGATGGGATACTTTGACCTCAAAAGAAGAGGCATTGACCTTCATCAAGGATGTATGTATACCCCACCCTTGGCGTCGATCTATATGCATCGATGACCGTTCCATTGGATTTGTATCTGTATTCCCAGGATCAG GTGACGATAGAAGTCGAGCTGATGTCGGATATGCTGTTGCTTTTGAATATTGGGGGCAAGGGATTGGTACTGAAGCACTCAAATTGATGATCCCTCAAGTGTACAGTGAGTTTTCTGAAGTAATGAGGCTTCAGGCATTGGTTGATGTTGAGAACAAGGCATCCCAAAGGGTATTGGAGAAGGTGGGATTCATCAAGGAgggaaaattgagaaaatatggATATCACAAGGGGAAATTAGTGGATCTGTTCATGTACAGTCTCTTATCCACTGAATCGATTTACTGA
- the LOC107025425 gene encoding uncharacterized protein LOC107025425 — protein MRRSLSKLSHCSIGRPITASSGSAFSTFSGGGGGGRGRGRGSDSPNFGFSPGKSASEDSKPESSTPATPSGTGHGRGRGKPLPSSPIVPSFYSFVDNPNTPAGRGRGGIGPFSPPPQPQQQQQQQPLRKPIFFAKEEETADSNSSSSNAPKPRDDSNLPSSVISVLTGAGRGKPLQTASPVSEKPKEENRHLRPRQQKVADSGERASSPPPQRLSREDAVKKAVGILSRSDDGDVDGDVGGGRGMGGGFRGRGGRGAVRGRGGRGRGRGRGRGRRDEERGDGSLEIGFXVLI, from the coding sequence ATGAGACGAAGCTTAAGCAAGCTTTCTCACTGCTCTATTGGCCGACCCATCACCGCCTCATCGGGTTCCGCTTTTTCCACTTTCTCCGGCGGCGGCGGAGGTGGTAGAGGCAGGGGACGAGGTTCCGATTCCCCAAACTTCGGATTCAGTCCGGGAAAATCCGCATCCGAAGACTCCAAACCGGAATCATCGACTCCTGCTACTCCATCTGGAACTGGACATGGACGAGGCCGAGGTAAACCATTACCTTCGTCCCCAATTGTTCCCTCATTTTACTCCTTCGTTGATAACCCTAATACTCCTGCTGGCCGTGGCCGAGGTGGGATCGGCCCGTTTTCTCCACCACCGCAGCCgcaacaacagcagcagcagcagccaCTGAGGAAACCGATTTTCTTTGCGAAGGAAGAAGAAACAGCTGATTCAAATTCTAGTTCTTCAAATGCTCCAAAACCAAGAGATGATTCAAATCTCCCTTCTAGTGTAATATCAGTTTTGACTGGTGCGGGCCGAGGGAAGCCCTTGCAAACGGCTTCTCCTGTCTCTGAGAAGCCTAAGGAAGAGAATCGCCATCTCCGGCCTCGGCAGCAGAAAGTTGCAGATTCAGGGGAGAGAGCGAGCAGTCCACCTCCCCAGAGGTTGAGTAGGGAGGATGCAGTAAAAAAGGCTGTAGGGATATTATCAAGAAGTGATGATGGTGATGTTGATGGTGATGTTGGTGGTGGAAGGGGAATGGGAGGAGGTTTTAGAGGGAGGGGTGGTCGTGGTGCGGTGAGAGGCAGAGGGGGAAGGGGAAggggaagaggaagaggaagaggtcGTCGGGATGAGGAGAGAGGAGATGGTAGTTTGGAGATTGGCTTTTANGTATTGATATGA
- the LOC107008338 gene encoding uncharacterized protein LOC107008338 has translation MRRSLSKLSHCSIGRPITASSGSAFSTFSGGGGGGRGRGRGSDSPNFGFSPGKSASEDSKPESSTPATPSGTGHGRGRGKPLPSSPIVPSFYSFVDNPNTPAGRGRGGIGPFSPPPQPQQQQQQQPLRKPIFFAKEEETADSNSSSSNAPKPRDDSNLPSSVISVLTGAGRGKPLQTASPVFEKPKEENRHLRPRQQKVADSGERASSPPPQRLSREDAVKKAVGILSRSDDGDVDGDVGGGRGMGGGFRGRGGRGAVRGRGGRGRGRGRGRGRRDEERGDGSLEIGFYLGDDADGEKLAAKLGPESMNTLAEGFEEMSARVLPSPMDDAYIEALHTNMMIECEPEYLMGDFESNPDIDETPPIPLRDALEKMKPFLMAYEGIKDQEEWEEVIKETMETVPLMKEIVDYYSGPDRVTAKQQQQELERVAKTLPESAPNSVKRFTERAVLSLQSNPGWGFDKKCQFMDKVVMEVSQHYK, from the exons ATGAGACGAAGCTTAAGCAAGCTTTCTCACTGCTCTATTGGCCGACCCATCACCGCCTCATCGGGTTCCGCTTTTTCCACTTTCTCCGGCGGCGGCGGAGGTGGTAGAGGCAGGGGACGAGGTTCCGATTCCCCAAACTTCGGATTCAGTCCGGGAAAATCCGCATCCGAAGACTCCAAACCGGAATCATCGACTCCTGCTACTCCATCTGGAACTGGACATGGACGAGGCCGAGGTAAACCATTACCTTCGTCCCCAATTGTTCCCTCATTTTACTCCTTCGTTGATAACCCTAATACTCCTGCTGGCCGTGGCCGAGGTGGGATCGGCCCGTTTTCTCCACCACCGCAGCCgcaacaacagcagcagcagcagccaCTGAGGAAACCGATTTTCTTTGCGAAGGAAGAAGAAACAGCTGATTCAAATTCTAGTTCTTCAAATGCTCCAAAACCAAGAGATGATTCAAATCTCCCTTCTAGTGTAATATCAGTTTTGACTGGTGCGGGCCGAGGGAAGCCCTTGCAAACGGCTTCTCCTGTCTTTGAGAAGCCTAAGGAAGAGAATCGCCATCTCCGGCCTCGGCAGCAGAAAGTTGCAGATTCAGGGGAGAGAGCGAGCAGTCCACCTCCCCAGAGGTTGAGTAGGGAGGATGCAGTAAAAAAGGCTGTAGGGATATTATCAAGAAGTGATGATGGTGATGTTGATGGTGATGTTGGTGGTGGAAGGGGAATGGGAGGAGGTTTTAGAGGGAGGGGTGGTCGTGGTGCGGTGAGAGGCAGAGGGGGAAGGGGAAggggaagaggaagaggaagaggtcGTCGGGATGAGGAGAGAGGAGATGGTAGTTTGGAGATTGGCTTTTATCTAGGTGATGATGCTGATGGGGAGAAGTTGGCTGCGAAGCTTGGACCTGAAAGTATGAACACATTGGCGGAAGGCTTTGAAGAAATGAGTGCCAGAGTGTTGCCTTCTCCCATGGATGATGCATACATAGAAGCCCTTCACACTAACATGATG ATAGAGTGTGAACCAGAGTACCTGATGGGAGACTTTGAAAGCAATCCTGATATTGATGAGACACCTCCAATTCCTCTTCGTGATGCTCTTGAAAAAATGAAGCCATTCCTCATGGCATATGAAGGGATTAAGGATCAAGAAGAGTGGGAG GAAGTCATCAAAGAAACTATGGAGACTGTCCCACTTATGAAAGAGATAGTTGATTACTACAGTGGGCCCGATAGAGTAACGGCAAAGCAACAGCAACAAGAGCTGGAAAGAGTAGCAAAAACTCTTCCAGAGAGTGCACCTAATTCAGTAAAGCGGTTCACGGAGCGTGCTGTTTTGTCTCTACAG AGCAATCCGGGGTGGGGATTTGACAAGAAATGCCAGTTCATGGACAAGGTGGTAATGGAAGTCTCTCAGCACTACAAATAG
- the LOC107008436 gene encoding uncharacterized protein LOC107008436, with protein sequence MALLSSSSKGVVVSLPVLLLSGAAFSAVLFFFLFSSPPPCNCPVTTTTAVSGGGGYRSGTGERISTSTEDIEWVKKQIEGNGLHMADNVLRKGINPRTRQQQLQDLLQFKGISHYEGELTNNHTALPCPGELLVEQHHSNYGEPWAGGRDVFEFLAESAHLTPNAQVLEIGCGTLRVGLHFIRYLNPEHFHCLERDELSLMAAFRYELPSQGLLHKRPLIVRGEDMDFSKFGSGTMYDLIYASAVFLHIPDKLVWVGLERLAAKLKPQEGRIFVSHNIKFCSRLGGEECTKRLNALGLEYIGKFTHDSLLFNHYEIWFGFRRFRA encoded by the exons ATGGCTCTGCTATCGTCCTCATCGAAGGGAGTGGTAGTATCTCTGCCGGTGCTGCTCCTCTCCGGCGCCGCCTTTTCCGCcgtattattcttttttcttttctcctcaCCACCACCGTGTAATTGCCCTGTCACTACAACCACCGCCGTCAGTGGCGGTGGTGGCTACAGATCCGGCACCGGAGAACGGATCTCGACGTCAACAGAGGATATAGAGTGGGTGAAGAAACAGATCGAAGGTAATGGACTCCATATGGCGGATAATGTGCTGCGCAAAGGGATCAACCCTCGTACTCGCCAACAACAGCTCCAGGATCTTCTTCA GTTCAAGGGCATATCACATTATGAAGGAGAACTGACGAATAATCACACTGCCCTTCCTTGTCCCGGTGAACTCCTCGTAGAACAACATCATAGCAATTATGGAGAACCATGGGCAGGAGGGAGGGATGTTTTTGAATTCCTTGCAGAGTCAGCCCATCTAACCCCAAATGCTCAAGTTCTTGAGATCGGATGTGGTACTCTTCGTGTTGGATTACATTTCATCCGGTATCTGAACCCAGAACACTTCCACTGTCTTGAGAGAGATGAACTTTCTTTAATGGCTGCATTCAGATATGAGCTTCCGTCTCAAGGCTTATTACACAAGCGTCCCCTTATTGTTAGAGGTGAAGACATGGATTTCAGTAAATTTGGATCCGGAACTATGTATGATCTGATATATGCAAGTGCTGTTTTTCTTCATATCCCTGATAAACTTGTTTGGGTTGGTTTGGAGAGGTTAGCTGCTAAATTGAAGCCTCAAGAAGGTCGAATCTTTGTGTCACATAATATCAAGTTCTGTTCACGATTGGGAGGAGAAGAATGCACAAAGAGGTTGAATGCTTTAGGACTAGAGTATATTGGCAAGTTTACACATGATAGTTTGCTATTCAATCACTATGAAATTTGGTTTGGGTTTAGGAGATTCAGAGCTTGA
- the LOC107025436 gene encoding MADS-box transcription factor 23-like, which yields MGTGKKKIEIEKIIKETSRMVTFSKRRKGLFKKAKQFESMTGSRVASIVLSPTGRPYTCGDVDYAIRTHFSNSGRCMKLLITDMNFHDSNSDSNSSSNVVVYGETSRSKSSSTPKKNSLHNWVKRIDVEQCQNLNRLLMLKQQLEGTKEKIAEDVESFKAFFV from the coding sequence ATGGGCACAGGGAAGAAGAAAATAGAGATCGAGAAAATTATAAAGGAAACTTCTAGAATGGTTACATTCTCGAAAAGACGAAAAGGACTTTTCAAAAAAGCTAAACAATTTGAATCCATGACGGGTTCTCGTGTTGCTTCAATTGTATTGTCACCCACAGGAAGGCCTTATACTTGTGGAGACGTTGATTATGCTATAAGAACACATTTTTCTAATAGTGGCAGATgtatgaaattattaataacAGACATGAATTTTCACGATTCTAATTCTGATTCTAATTCTAGTTCTAATGTTGTTGTTTATGGCGAAACTTCGAGATCAAAATCATCTTCGACTCCAAAGAAGAATAGTCTCCACAATTGGGTGAAGCGTATAGATGTTGAACAATGTCAAAATTTGAATCGACTCTTAATGTTGAAACAACAATTGGAAGGGACAAAAGAAAAAATCGCTGAAGATGTTGAGTCATTTAAAGCTTTTTTTGtgtaa
- the LOC107025447 gene encoding agamous-like MADS-box protein AGL29, translated as MGTGKKKIEIEKIMKETSRMVTFSKRRKGLFKKAKELESMTGSRVASVVFSPTGRPYTCGDVNFAIQQHFSSIRCMELLISGPNYDFDSDSGLKLLSNSKSSGLRRWVEGIDVEQYQNLNYLLMLKQQLEGTREKIGSIEELELFEALFV; from the coding sequence ATGGGTACAgggaagaaaaaaatagagatcGAGAAAATAATGAAGGAAACATCTAGAATGGTGACATTCTCGAAAAGACGAAAAGGGCTTTTTAAAAAAGCTAAAGAACTTGAATCCATGACAGGTTCTCGTGTTGCGTCGGTTGTTTTTTCACCAACCGGAAGGCCTTATACTTGTGGAGACGTTAATTTCGCTATACAACAGCATTTTTCTAGTATTCGATGTATGGAATTATTAATTTCAGGTCCTAATTATGATTTCGATTCTGATTCTGGGTTGAAATTATTATCGAACTCGAAGAGCAGTGGTCTCCGCCGTTGGGTGGAGGGTATAGATGTCGaacaatatcaaaatttaaattatttgttaatgTTGAAGCAACAATTAGAAGGAACAAGAGAAAAAATTGGTTCCATTGAAGAGCTTGAGTTATTTGAAGCTTTGTTTGTTTAA
- the LOC107025457 gene encoding MADS-box protein SVP-like, translating to MGTGKKKIEIEKITKQTARMVAFSKRRKGLFRKSEELESMSSSRVTSVVISPFGKPYTYGNVNSVIKKYFSTCIRPEISTPAMNSHHSSSNVSGESLGSKSSSTPNGNGLRNWVEGIDVEECQNLNQLLMLKKQLEGTREKIVSKESESFQALFM from the coding sequence ATGGGAACaggaaagaagaaaatagagaTCGAGAAAATCACAAAGCAAACTGCTAGAATGGTGGCATTTTCGAAAAGAAGGAAAGGACTTTTCAGAAAATCTGAAGAACTTGAGTCCATGTCAAGTTCTCGTGTTACCTCTGTTGTTATTTCACCTTTTGGCAAGCCTTATACTTATGGAAATGTTAACTCTGttataaagaagtatttttccACCTGTATCCGCCCAGAAATATCAACACCAGCGATGAATTCTCATCATTCCTCTTCTAATGTTTCTGGTGAATCTTTAGGGTCAAAATCTTCATCGACCCCAAACGGAAATGGTCTCCGCAATTGGGTGGAAGGTATAGATGTCGAAGAATGTCAAAATTTGAACCAACTGTTAATGTTGAAGAAGCAATTGGAAGGAACTAGAGAGAAGATTGTTTCCAAAGAATCTGAATCATTTCAAGCTTTGTTTATGTAG